In Scophthalmus maximus strain ysfricsl-2021 chromosome 5, ASM2237912v1, whole genome shotgun sequence, the sequence CGCAGGCGATCGGATACATTTCCAtgattgttgctgttgtgctgGTTATGGACTCAaccctaattttttttttatatgttacAGTGAGATAAGATGCTCCTCGTTTCATCCAGCTGCACTGTTGTCacagcaggtttttttatttacatgtacaCATGAGAAAAGCTGGTTAGAGACCCTGTTACATGTAAACATGGCCAAGAAACCGGGGCTGGGAAAATTCATTTTCTCAGATCGCCTACCTCAGTTATATAAATGTAGTGTCTCATTGGTGTGACATTTATAAAAATCAAGTTACAGCAGAAAGTTGACTGGTTACTAAAGGCTTTAAGCCACTGTCTgtcacacagaacacacagcagTTATCAGACTGATGTGTAAGTAAGTCAAATACAGTGCAtatcaaattgttttttgttcagcTCACATCAGGTTGTTTTGGCCTGTGATAAATCACAAACATATGTTTATCATTGGCACATTGTAAACCTAATTAAACCAGACTGTGcattgtatttttctcattataTTGAAGTAAATCAAGAGATGtgattaaaagcaaaacaaatctgTGGCTCAGCCTGCCAACGTGAATAAGCACTGTGTGCTCACAAGAATCGTCTTTGATAATGTCTCCAGTTAGTGTTCCAACAACTGTTCTGCACATCACAACTCAGGAAACCAGCAACTCAAAGTGGCTGTGTGGGGCTAAATCTGGCCTCTGCCTCATTTCTCATTAGGAGCAGATAATGCCTCCACTGTCCTCGTGCTCTCTtccaaaaaaaggcaaagaagtCAACTTTTCAGGTCAAGACACAAGCCACAGTTTATCATGTCTTTCACAATATGTCAAGTGTGAGTAACTGTGTTCCGAGGTGAATACTTTCTGACATTGTGACATATGTCGCCTCAACCCACATACGGGGAAGTCAGTTGTGACCCACAGGTCAAGGTCTGAATGGTGACGAACTCCCTTGTAGTTCATCTAATCGTTTTACATGGAAATGTACGGTAAATAAAACGATCCAGTTTTGTCTTGTTCTGTAAAACTTGAATGAAGCTTAAGTAACATCAGAGGGAAAAACCAAGGTCACGACACGGTTGATCCTACAGACATATTTATGGTGGAAGACTAATATCTTTgaccttggcggaggtatgctcTCTAccgagtgacattctagtttgCCATGTGACTTTTTTCTGCTAATTTCATACCTCACAGTGAAACACTACACAGTGTGAAAATACCATAGCTAAGAACCTCATAATGTATTGTGTACTTTCCCTGCAAATGCTGTGGAAATCCTGCTTGGCGGAGTGTCTCTTACAGAAAATTGACTAGTTTCTATTCCCACACGATCATGCCACAtaaccatttgaaaatgaaggCACATTAGGGGAAGTGTTTTCTGAGATATTCGTCAAGTCGaatctcatctctcatctgtAACAGCAGCTGTAATAAAGGAATGAACATGTAAGATAAGAAGCTTATCCTATGAATAAATAACATCAAGTACAATAAGGATGCATACAAAACCTATGAAATACTTTTATACCATATAGTCTCCTTATATCTTACTATACAAGTGAACATGGAATTTttccaaatgtattttctctATTTCTGCTGCTTGTTTGCTTTCAAAAATCTCATACCTTCAAAACTTTACATCGGCCCACAGTATTTGTTTAATACACAAGGCTCTCATCTCTCATCACAGCTCAGTGTGCAGGGGAAAAAGGTGATCATATAAGTATTATCAATCATTTCTCTGAGGATATTGTTTTACTAGCCGGCACAAGTCCCATTAGTTGTTTactgtttgtgtggttttttttgcccctgtGCCGTTGATAGCCGTAGTCAGAGGCATTATGTTTTTTGACATTACTGTCCCATTCCCATGGACACAagaatgaattaattaattatgaCAACATTTCAGACTAATATGATGAAGGGATGTCATTTTATAAACATGTttagtgtttattttcttagatGTTTGGGCAGTAATGAAGACTACTACACCATAGATGGTTGCTGTGATTGGTTTATAACTCAGTCTGAACTCATTCTCTAACCCTTTTGACTTCTACGGCTGCTTATCAgctcttttttcattctcttctaTGTTCACCTTTTCCCCCCAAGAATGGATTGTGAGAAAATCCTAGCAATGTGCTGAATGACTGTTTTGCAGTAAGGGCATCCATTATGGAGTGCGCCAGAGTAGAGAAAGAGTAGAGAAAGAGTGGAGGAAGTCACCTTGCAGTAAATCATTGCAGACAAAGTATGTAGCTGCGTTGAAGGTTGTCTCACCTCAGCGGTCTTAAGTGAAATAGTTTAGGACTCGTTGATGAGCGTCACGGTAGGGAAGATTAACTAGTGAAGGGAGGCATGtcagagaaatgttttactttgtttcagTCTCACTTCAAGAAGTCAACAATTTGCAATGAaattgaatacacacacacacacacagacacacacacacacacacacacacacacacacacacagaaacctgGACTAGGCAGTGGTCTTTGGCGATCCAAAGACCACTGCCTGAGAGCATCCTGTCGCACAATGTGTAAAAGGACACAGGATGGAAGTTAAAATGTGTGGCACAAAAGGATTCTGAATTGTTGTAGCAGGAGGGACTTTCCCACCTAGACCAGTCTCTGTGCTCGGCTCTCCTCTGCGCACACAATAATAAAGAAACTGAATTGATCGCAGCGTCCGACTCAAACAATTTGCCTCCCCCCGCGGATGTTGCGTGATCGGTGGTTGCTTCATGTAACCTAGCTCAAAAGAAAAGTTAAGTTAAAGAAAAGTTAGAAAATTAAGCTGCATGATCGGAAACATGCATATGCATAAACATAAAAAGGATTAGATTTACATTTGTATCATATATTTTCAGCTGAAAACACTGGAAAAGAAtgttcatttgaataaatggCCCAGTTAGTTGAACTTCAGGGATTCCATTGACGGTTGCTGCTATAGAGAATTTGTGGGTAAAAGTATGTTGCCAGGTTATCTGAAGCAAGACAAGTCTTTTTCTTTAAGAGCATTTCTTGCACTCAGAAAACACTCTGTGCTGAGAGTGAAAATATTTCAGCTTTTAGCTAAAGAATCCTGCAAATCAAATGAGTTGTCAGTGTCTCATAGCAACAGCAGTAACCATGACAAGTGCTTCCCTCAAGCAAGCTGACAGATAAAAGGTGCCTCTGGATCCCAGATGATGTTTTTAGCTCCCTGTGATGTCATAAACTtttttggagagagaaaactgtgaCTATCAGTTTCCTGTTCGAAGGGGAAAACTATTGTAGTGCAAGATGGGTTTTCCCTGTGTCTATTAAGATTACTTTTACTATCATAATACACTAGttccatttattttacagaggAGTGCACCAAAACTGATCGTTAGTGTTGCATAAGAGAGATTGCTCATAAACACTCATTCAACTTCTCCTCATATAAGCCAAGGTTGCATCTACACATATTGTGTAAAACACAAAGGAGGTTCGACCATGGTTAGGCAATAACAGGTTTTATCTTGTGAAGTAAGGCCCAATAGAAATGATAATATCAAGGGGACAATTCTGCACTGGAACCAgttaaatgaatgtttgtgagTTCTGCTAAACTTATAAATATATGGACTAAAGGGAAAGGTCCACTCATAGTTGcttataaatgttttaaaatctatttaattTGGAAATCGTAGATCtgattaaaatattttccttaaaacatgaattattcatgactcaatataataataataataatcaatttaatttacagagcacttttcattgctaaaagcaatctcaaagtgctatgACACTGTCGGACGCATTGTGGATAGTtcaagtgggaaaaaaaggtcaaagtgaaTGTAGCAGATCCAAAACGAGagatatttactgtaaacattAATCTTTTTGTCAACACCTGACACCTACATTACCCGCAATGCAACTTGACCAACGCCATCCGACACCAATTTAGGCAATCAATCAGATTTTAGGCAGCTTGCTCAAAAGCTTTAACCCACATGTGCAGTAATACTCACCAAGACCTGTGGACTAATACAAATGTAGGAAATCATTTCAGTTTCCCTTTAATGACCTGTCAAAACCCTCGGCTAATCTGCTTCATCTCTTCGAACCCAAGAAAAAATACACTTGAAGCAGTaatacagacatttttcatgtaaaataacCAAAACTGTGCTGACTTTGGCTGATCGCTGTGCGTTCCACATCGGTGAGGAAAAGAAGCTGACTTGtgagaaattgtttttcagagcCATTAACATTTAATGGTTTAAGGCTGCAGAGGGGTTCAGCTCAAAAATAAAAGGGCTCTAATaaatgatttcttttcattacaTGAGACTTAATCATGTGCCATCCAGAGACTGCAGGCTTTGATCCCGACCGAACTCCCACAAATAAATTCCCTGAATACACGGTCTAACTAGAAAGGAAGTAAGGCCTGAAAGCATCTGGTGTAGTGTGTGGTTCCTATAAAAGCCCTGTTAACACACTGCATCTCTCAGAGGCTCATGTGTGGAGACGCACAGAAGACTGTTTCAGCGAAATTAGTGTCACAGCGGCTTTCCACATCTAATTACAGTACAGGAAACAGTTTaccaaaagaaagaagtaaCGTCTGAACACTTTCTTCCCTGATGCCCTGCTGTACCTCACAAATTCATACTGCGTTGAAAAACTTTGACCCACAAGCTCTCAGCATTTAGGCATTTTGagaggttttatttattattaattactgTACAATTTGAAAGAACTGAATCTATTCCAGAGTGAGGGATCAAGTGATGCTCTAATCAGATTTGGTGCATTtgaaatggtattttttttttctggccctGCCTGATGTCCCGGGCTGAGTCCGACCTCGTCGGGTACAACATGACTGACCTTGCGTGGCATCATGACTGTGAGCGAGAGATGAGGATTAACTGTCTGTGTCAGCTGAGGAGAGACAGCAATTCCCTCAAACCAATTGACAATTTGCTCAGATGTAATGAAATGGGTCGTAGACCACACGTCCCTCAGCTCCGCCATAAAAACTTGCATGCGGCGTCGGTGATTGTCTCGTTCacacaaattgaaaacattaaaaaaagtaagtTCGACTTTAATTACATGAGTATGAGAGAATGGTACATTGTGTCATGTTTCATATGGCATCCCCTGTGTTCGGTGACATACTGTGCAtaatgagggagggagacgagatCTGGGATCACGCAATGTTTTACATTCCTGATGATTTTAGCAGCAAAACCGATCCAAGTTAATCTCTCCTGCATGGGAGCGAAGTATGCGACCGGCAGCAGATTCACTTCAAACCACAAGGCATTTTTCAGAAAAGGGTTTCATTTATTATGCAGTGCAGATATATAATAGATGGTGCTTAGTAGGAGTTGTACACGATCTTAAAGCTTGGCAGCACATGACATAGATGacatggaaaagacaaaaaaaatgtacatgtatgttgCATGTAGTCCTTGTGCAGGCGAGAAATACTTTTGACATAAAGATACACTTTCATTTTTGGCTTTCTTGCCCCTAGCATGAGGTTGCCATACTTGGCGTATTCTTGTCCTTTCGAAAAAACACTCATgctagctgtttccctctgttcTTAGTCttgctatgctaagctaagctaaacagCTGTAGCTTGATGGTTACAGTGCAGACATTCTGTAGAACTTCCCCTTTTCATGTGACACATGTCCAGGGTAAGTGCAGTGGTTACTGAGGAGCAACTGAAGCTCTGAGTGTCCACAGTGGTACTTGGGTTTATTGCTGGTGTGTTTTTAGTCACCTTAGGCAAGTCTTCTGATTGGACTAAAGGCTAACCTTTGACCCCCATTAGGCCGACATTAAGCCATCATTCTAGTTGTCCCTTCAGTGCTCTCCCTCTTCATCGTTGCttcgccctcttcctccttctctcctccactgtcACAGCCCGCATCCTCCCCATCCTTCTGACTGCTCTGTCTCTCAAGCTCCGCCCTCACTCTctgctcttcatctccctctttaTTTAGCTTCCTCTGCACACATCCCTCTCTGTGCTCTTGCTCTTTCCTCAGGCTACCTCCCCACTCGTCTTCTTCCGTCTCTaacccctgctcctcctctggttcCATGTTTATCTTCGCCTCCGCTGTCGTTTGTTGTCTTCTCTCACTTCCCACACCGGTCTCTGCCTCAAGGCGAGctctcagctgctgctccctgCGGCTCCATTCCTTCTCCAGCCTTTGGTACATGTGAAGAGAGAAGTGCGATGCACCGTTCTCCTGCAACACGTCCTCCACTTTACTCAGCAGCTCTCTCACCTGCTCCTGAGCTCTTACCTTTTTGTCATCTGCCtcacctcctctgttcttcctcCCCGCCCCCTTGTTATCTTTCCTCCACCAAgtaacttcctgtttcttcatgcctccctccacctcctgatTTAGTGTTCTAGGCAATGAATGGCTCATTTGTTGTCCAATACTTGCTGTCGATAGCGACACTTGTCCATTAGCCAGTTAATGGCGGGCCTCCTGACTGGATGTGCTCCTGCACGCTGCGCCCATGTCTCCTCGGCGAGTCTCCAAAGGTGAACAACACCATTGTGTGTCTCAAGGACTGCGAAGGTCAAgatctccatcctcctctcgaCTGCTCTCTTCTCCGCCTCAGTGAAGTCCAGCAGAGGGATTACTATCAGAACAACGTGAGGTCCATCAGGTCTCAACGCTCTCAGTAGCTCAATTTTCTCCTCTCGGGGCACAGACTCCTCGGACGAACCCCCGCCTTGTACATCCACAACGATCACATTACGTCCAGCAGTGACGGAGCTGGCAACTGTGCTGGTCCCACCTcctctggtttcaaaaaccCGCCCGCGGCACAGGAGTAGAGTAGAGCTCTTACCTGTCCGCCTGGGACCAACCAGGAAAAATCTTAATTTCTTTGGAGGCTGATGGAAGGAGACAAGAAAGAGATGGCAAAGTGATTTCTTAACATGAGAGTCAGTGTTGTCTAATATACGCATCAATTATTGAAGTCATGATATCAATTTGAGTGGGCTAAGTGGAGGAAGTGAACTCCAACTAATCACGAACAAGCATATGCTCCACTGCAAATGAACAATATCATGTCATTATCTTAGGCCACATCCCTATCgctttaaaacacatcactgctgctacggttacgcctgccgtccacactactccagagtGTGGAAACGCTCCTCACTCTGTTTTAGATCTAAAACTCTGGCCGAGTGTTGTAGTATGGGTGGGCGAAAAACAAAGACGTTTAGAAATGATGACGCAGTCACCTGCGTTCGCTTCAATTATGAATTCTGGGCATTTGAAGATGTACTAAGTCAAAGTACAAAGTCAAACCTTAAAACAAATTTGCAGCTCTGGGTTAAAAATTCACTTACCAAAATGTCCAGCTGGGCTCCAGCTTCCCATTGTGAGTCTTTCCTCTGGGTTATTTTATATTGTCTAGATTATAGTGGCGGCACCACATCAGGGATCCCTGGACGTGCAAAGCAATGTGTGGTTTATGAGTTATGTCTCTGTCTGCATGCTACTTCTTCTTCGCATACTTACTAGCTGAGACACTGTCCTCTTATCAACACTGAAACATAGCACCTCCTAGTTTTTTTGCCGCTGACTCTGCATTCCCCAAGATAATAAAACTATCAAACATTTTATGTTTCCCATCaaattgctctctctctctctctttcaggaAGGCTCCAATTATGAGGCTATTTTATGAAAGCTTTTCCTCAgcatcaaatcattttttagcTAGAGCCGCTCGATGCTGTGTGGCTTTTGTTGAGAAAACATTGAGTTTAttaaccagtgtgtgtgtgtgtgcgtgtgtgtgtgtgcgcgtgtgtgcgcgtgtgtgtgcgcgcgtgtgtgtgcgcatgtgtgtgctgcagcGATTTATCAGATTGCTTTGGTTAAGCCAGTCAAACGCCAGTAGTAGAAAAAATTATATGGTAAaaaattttttaacaaatgaagTGATCCAGTATAAACACATCCATCATTTCACTACATCTCCAGGACACGTTGAGCTCCTGTGCACAGTGTTTTGCAGCAGCCTCGTGCTGCTTCTTTAATTCCACCATCATTGTTTTACAGTCGCCATAACAGCAAAACCATTGAACACACACCAGGGCTCCAACatgtgttctgtttgtgtgcattggCTCTTCCTCTCAGTGTCAGGGCTCACATGTTTGGTCCGTCTGCAACCTTAATCTCAGCCCGTGCACCTCGCAGATTATCATTACTCtgactctgagtgtgtgtgtgtgtgtgtgtgtgtgtgtgtgtgtgtgtgtgtgtgtgtgtgtgtgtgtgtgtttgtgcatctaCTTGgcatcaatgtgtgtgttgtgtccgcTTGCATGCATGCACCTATATGGAGGCTTCTCTGTTCCTTCAGCAGCACTGTATGTTGTGTCTGCATGATTAATAATGGGGAGATATCAGAGCAGAAGAGTAATTACCTTACACAGTGAAAGCAAAAGCTTGACCTCTTACTCCCTGGGCCCTTTTCTGTGTCGGAAATGTGCTCAGAAATGGCGCGCCCATAATAAATATGGGTATCTTTCTGCATCAACAAGGTCTAAATTAATAATCTTGGTATACATACAAATTTAACACTTGCAAGATGATTGTAGAGGTGTAAGAATCAGTATAGATGTCACttggtcagagtaaatgaatataggaacacaaaataaataaaataataaattaatctGCGAAATCTACTTGCTACTGTAGAAGTCCATGCTCTGATGCATGTGTCATGCATTTCTGTTGAAATGTTATGTCCACCTCTTTGTATCCACCTGCCTCATAAACTTACTTCACCTTGTGATTTCCGACGTTACTCAGAATGACTGGAGGCAGTTTCCATGCTGCACGTATGAACTTGTTGCATATTCGCTTCAGAGCGTGTActtgaggaaggagaggaggtgagccTTGGTGGTAAGGATGTCATGTAGAAGCACAGCTGTGCTCCACTCTCAAGTGAAGGTAAATCAGCTGATTTCTAATTTaaaaggagggaggtggagtgTTACACACCAGTGTAGAGTTActcctttctttgtctttcccttCAGCCTCCTttacttctctctctgtgtgtgtgtgtgtgtgtgtgtgtgtgtgtgtgtgtgtgtgtgtgtgtgtgtgtgtgtgtgtgtgtgtgtgtgtgtgtgtgtgtgtgtgtgtgtgtcgagtgatcttctttctctgctgattcagtgagtgtgtgtgtgcgtgcgtgcatgcatgcttgttcagtgatcttctttctctgctgcttcagtgtgtgtgtgtttgtgtgtgtgtgtgtgtgtgcgtcgagtgatcttctttctctgctgattcagtgagtgtgtgtgtgtgtgtgcgtgcgtgcgtgcgtgcgtgcatgcgtgcgtgtgtgcgtgcgtgcgtgcgtgcatgcttgTCCAGTGAtcttctttctctgctgcttcagtgtgtgtgtgtgtgtgtgtgtgtgcgtgtgtgtgtgtgtgtgtgtgtgtgtgtgtgtgtgtgtgtgtgtgtgtgtgttcgtgtgagaGCAAACATGCAgtgagataaacacacacactctgacctgACTGGCAAGGCCAGAGAAGGATCAGCCGTTTTTATCTCAGTCTGTCTCCATCAGACGGAGGTTGGCGCCCGCCTGCTGCGTTTGGGCACGTGTGTGAGCTCATTCTTGTGTTAATGCACGTGTGGTTCTCCCActttacccacacacacaaacacacataccaacacacacacacacacacacacacactcactcacaatcCACTGAAGCCACAGCAGTAGGAGCTGTTCCCCAAGTCTGATCTTTACTCTGATCtattctgtgtctgtgtcagtttcACCTGCTCTGTCTTTGTGCTTTTATGTGATAGTCAAACATGTTGCTCCAACAGtatgtatatagatataataaTCTATAATTTTTGCTCTCGTTCTTGGTTTAGAATTGGTAAATTTTCTATAATCTGCTCTCCCATACCCAGGCGATTTGAAGTAGCAACATCTCATCAAAAATGAGAATATGTGCATGTAAACagtaaatttaaaatatgtaaatttcatatttaagcggtcacattttcttttcacctaATGTCATGAAGGTTTTAACTATTTCCATACAccctctctgtcagacagaacaaGTATGTGCTCCGTCCCCATTAATGAGTGACTGGCTGAGTGATTCGCTGCGTTCGACTTCACGTGGCTCTGCGCAGCGCTGACTCGCATGTGGGTCAGACATTTTGTCTGACCACTCCTGGCACCAGGGTCCAGCCATATTGTATGGTTTTGACCTAgactctttttccccctctaaaaTCCACACCAGTAAAATGCCACAGTGGCTCAACATCAGCAGTTTTTCTATCACACAGAGATGAGGGATGGTTTACCGTGCTGCAAAACTGCACATAAGCAGGAACATTAATTGACGGTTGTGCTTAGTAAATTATGCCGACATGTTTCCTCTTATATTGACGTTTTTTTGAGTAAAGTCCGCCTCCCTGCAGTTTGTAAGAGTCAAGGATATCTGAGGGTCAGACTGGTCgactgtgctctctctctcccttttcttaatcacaccatctctccctcttcGTGTCCGTCCTTCCCTCTCATCTCATGACCTCTTCCCATCCTTCTCTacttcatctcctctgctctcttctcctctctctcacctcagcCCCACTCCCCCACTCTTTACTTTTTTCTACATCTCCTTCTCATCTTTCCTCCcccagttttcttttctttctgatcTCTCTCAATGTCTCTTCCCAGAGGAGACGGTGAAGAGTGGATTTACAGGAATGCAGGATGAAACAGCGCCACGGCTTGTGTTACCACCAACTCCTTGCTACTGCTCCGCTCTGCCCACAGTGCCCATCTCTCTGTGTGACACTAATGTGGCCAGTAAGATGTGACTCATACCAAACCACCAAAGGTTACCATCAGCCAAATATCTCAAGATGGAGTTTGCTCAGGGAGGACTTGAGGGAGATTTTTCACACCCTCCTCTCCTAAATCTCTGTGGAATGGGATTTAGTACAACTATGTTTGGTGCCATTAGTCCTCCCACACCGTGGCTGCATCCTTTTTTTAGTACAAAAGCGTTGTCCAACGAATCCTCCATGGATTTTAGCAACATCACTGCGTTAGTGCTGCATAACGCCTGTTTCGACGTGTCTTTAGTGTGACTGTGCTTAAAACGGGCAACATATATACGGCCACGGACGGTACTGGACGCCACCGTAGGTACATTAGTGATGGATCGTGGCGACTTCCCCTCCCTGTGAAGGACGTTGGTGTTTGGCAGAGTTCAACGTCTCGTGTGTTTGAAAAAGGAGGCCGCTGAGCTCAGAGAGCAAAGATACACCTCCCGCTAATCCTCCCTTTGTTGGGTTTGTGCGTTTGGTTTTGGGCGAGGTTTGAAAATGCTCCCTTTATTTCTGTCGTGGCACAATTAACTCCTCTATCTCACATTCCTCAATGCAGTTGTGGCTCGGAATTAGAACCTCAATGTATTTGGAAAAATACCAAGCTGTTGTCACTGCACCGCTGCCCTCCATCAGTAAAtacactgtgtatgtgtgcgtgtgtgtgtatgtgtgcgtgcgtgtgtgtgtgtgtgtttctgattgTTTACTCCATGCCGAGTTCTATCTAATCTTCCTTGAGTTTTCCGTGCTTGTCCGTTTGATTTCCTGTATCGGTGACCTTGCATAAATGTGTCATGTTTCTCTACCTGCCGACGTCTTTACGAGACAGGTTTGATTTCCTTTATATAAATGTTTAATCTCTAACACGTTGACACAATGTGCACaaatgtgctgcagctgcttcagtgGGCCAATAGTGCAACATTAGCTcaggaaaggaaaaaagctCAGGATCGAGGAGAAATATGCCAGAGGTCACATTATTGAGCAGTGGgttattttaaacttttaactGTTTGATCGGACCCTGCGCATGCACACATGAACATGAGCAGACGTAC encodes:
- the LOC118310804 gene encoding golgin subfamily A member 6-like protein 6, with amino-acid sequence MSHSLPRTLNQEVEGGMKKQEVTWWRKDNKGAGRKNRGGEADDKKVRAQEQVRELLSKVEDVLQENGASHFSLHMYQRLEKEWSRREQQLRARLEAETGVGSERRQQTTAEAKINMEPEEEQGLETEEDEWGGSLRKEQEHREGCVQRKLNKEGDEEQRVRAELERQSSQKDGEDAGCDSGGEKEEEGEATMKRESTEGTTRMMA